Within Cellulophaga sp. L1A9, the genomic segment AATCTGAGAAAGCCTGTTTAATTTCAAATTCAATTACGTCAAAAATTACAATGGAAACGAAAATAACTGTTCAAAATTAATATGAAATGAGCATCACCGTAAACCATATTGGTAAATCCTACAAAAAGATACCCGCCTTACATGATATTTCTTTTGAAGTGAAGGAAGGAGAACTCTTTGGTCTAATTGGTCCAGATGGTGCGGGTAAAACAAGTTTATTTCGGATTCTTACGACCCTATTGATCGCCAATGAAGGTACTGCAACAGTCGCAGGATATGATGTGGTTGAAGATTATAAAAAAATTAGGAACTGTGTGGGCTATATGCCTGGGAAATTCTCATTGTATCAAGATTTAACGGTTCAGGAAAACCTAAAATTTTTCGCTACTATTTTCGGAACTACAATAGAAGAAAACTATGATTTAATTAGAGAAATATACGTTCAGATTGAGCCTTTTAAAACTCGTAGGGCAGGAAAACTTTCTGGGGGAATGAAACAAAAATTAGCTTTGTGCTGCGCCTTAATTCACAAACCAAAAGTGCTCTTTTTAGATGAACCTACCACGGGAGTTGATCCGGTATCCCGAAAAGAATTCTGGGAGATGTTAAAACGCTTACAACTAAAAGGAATTACCATTTTAGTATCTACTCCATATATGGATGAAGCGGCCTTGTGTGACAGAATTGCACTGCTGCAAGATGGGAAAATTTTACAGATAGATACGCCAGGAGCAATAGTAAAACACTATCCTAAAGAGATTTACAATGTGGGAGCCCATTCGATGTATGAACTCATCAATAGTTTAAAAGCGTATGAGCACCAGCATAGCGTGTATCCTTTTGGCGAGTTTGTTCATTATACTGATAAAAGATCGGACTTTAATCCGGCGGACTTAAAAGCATATTTGGCGGCTAAAAACCTCTCGGAGATCACTATAGAAAAAACGACTGCCAGCATTGAAGATACTTTTATGGAATTAGCAAAAAAATGAACGACAACAAAGTCATACACGTAGAAGGGTTAACAAAAACATTTGGAGATTTTACCGCTGTAAATGCCATTACATTTGATGTGCATAAAGGTGAAATATTTGGATTTTTAGGGGCCAATGGGGCTGGAAAAACAACGGCTATGAAAATGCTCATCGGAATTTCTAATCCAACGTCTGGCAAGGCACAAGTAGCAGGTTTTGATGTATTGACACAAGCAGAAGACATCAAAAAAAACATTGGCTATATGAGTCAGAAATTTGCCTTGTATGATGATTTAACGGTTCAAGAAAATATTACTTTCTTTGGCGGTATTTATGGTTTATCAAGAAAACAAATCAGAGAAAAGTCTGCTTTATTAATCCAAGAACTAGGGCTAGAAAATGTAGATCATCAATTGGTAGGCGCATTACCCTTGGGTTGGAAACAAAAACTATCATTTTCGGTAGCTTTACTTCACGATCCAAAAATTGTGTTTTTAGATGAGCCTACTGGTGGTGTGGATCCTATTACCAGGCGCCAATTTTGGGAAATGATTTACAAAGCCGCACATCAAGGAACGACCATTTTTGTAACTACCCATTATATGGATGAAGCAGAATATTGCGATCGCGTTTCCATTATGGTGAATGGCAAAATAGAAGCTTTAGACACCCCTAAAAACCTTAAAAAAAAATACAAAGCAGATAGCATGAACGATGTGTTTCTAAAACTTGCCAGAGTGCCCTCCTAACTCCTGCTAAGAAAAAGAAGACTTTACTATTAAAAATAGCATCAAAATTAAAACTAGAAAAATTATCCCATTAGGGAATTATAGCAAAAATGAAAAGATTTATAGGCTTCATAGAAAAAGAATTTTACCATATCTTTAGAGATAGACGCTCCTTGTTTATCCTCTTTGGAATGCCTATTGCCCAGATTTTATTATTTGGCTTCGCGATAACCAATGAAATTAATAATGTTGATATTGCTATTCTAGACCATTCAAAAGATGCAAACACCACCGAAATTATTTCAAAAATAGGGTCCTCAAAATACTTTAGTATTAAACAAGTTATCACTAAAGAAGCAGACATTGCTGCTGTTTTTAAAAAAGGCGAAGTAAAGGCTGTATTAAATTTTGAGAAAGACTTTAGCAAAAACCTTATAAAAGAGCATAAAGCTAGCGTTCAAATTGTTACCGATGCAACGGACCCGAATACCGCGAATACCATCAGTAACTATGTCAATGCTATTCTACAGCAATACCAAAAAGAATTAAACAAAGACAGCAGCACGCCATACCAGATAGTTCCTGAGACCCGAATGGTCTATAATCCAGAATTAAAAAGCGTGTATATGTTTGTTCCGGGAGTCATGACCATTATCCTTATGCTCGTTTCTGCCATGATGACGTCTATTTCTATCACAAAAGAAAAAGAATTGGGTACTATGGAAATATTGTTAGTCTCTCCGATAAAACCAATTCAAGTCATTATAGGCAAGGTTTTTCCTTATATTTTTCTATCCATCATAAACGCAATTGTCATTGTAGTTTTGAGTATTTTCATCTTTAACATGCCGGTACAAGGTAGCTTATTTCTGTTGGCTTTAGAGAGTATCCTTTTTATTGTGAGTGCTTTGGCATTGGGAATTTTAATTTCCACCATTTCTAAAACACAACAAACCGCCATGATGATTTCTTTAATGGGATTAATGCTACCCGTTATTTTACTTTCGGGTTTTATTTTCCCTATTTCAAGCATGCCAGTACCCTTGCAGGTCATTAGTTCTATTATTCCTGCCAAATGGTTTATTCTTATCATTAAAGGCATTATGCTAAAAGGGGTAGGTATAGAGTATTTATGGAAAGAAACTCTTATTTTATTAGGAATGACGGTGTTTTTCATAGCCTTGAGTGTCAAAAAATATAAAATTAGACTAGAATGAAACAGCACCTAGTAAAATAAAAAAACAGCAGTAGAACGCGAGTATTAATAGCTAAAAAGAGATTCCCGATTTTATGGGAAATAATATGAAAATAATACTATACATCATACAAAAAGAGTTTAAGCAAATCTTTAGAAATAAAGGGATGCTGCCTATTATTTTTGTTTTACCCCTACTCCAATTAATCATTTTATCAAATGCTGCGACTTTCGAAATAAAGAACATCAAATTTGGAGCTATAGACCATGATCATACGGCTACTTCCAGAGCATTAATTGAAAAATTTAATGCCTCTACTTATTTTGATGTACTGACCAATTATCCTTCTCAAGAAAAAGCGAGTGCCGCTATGCTAAAGGGAGAAGTAAATGTGATTTTAGAAATACCAAGCTATTTTCAACGTGATTTACAAACGGAAAAATACCACACTTTAGGGGTTACCATAAATGCTATTGATGGTGCTGCAGCGGGTGTAGAAAATGTGTATGTTACACAGATTATTCAAAGTTTTAATCAACATATAAAAGTTGATTTATTACAGCCCTCAGACCAACTTATAACCACAACACGTATAGAAACTATTCCTTTATTTTGGTACAATGAAACCTTAAATTACAAAACCTTTATGGTACCTGGCATTTTAGTGCTATTGGTTACCATGATTACACTATTTCTTTCAGGAATGAATATTGTGCGCGAAAAAGAAATAGGCACCTTAGAACAGATTAATGTAACACCCATTAAGAAAAGTCAGTTTATTATAGGCAAACTCTTTCCGTTTTGGGTTATAGGAATGGGCTTACTCACTGTTGGACTTATTATTGCTAAAGGTATCTTTAATGTTCCTATGCTAGGCAGCTTACCCCTCATGTATTTATATACGGGAATTTATATTTTAGTGATATTAGGAATTGGATTGTTTATTTCAAATTTTACAGACACTCAACAACAAGCCATGTTTATCGCTTGGTTTTTTACCGTTATTTTTATATTAATGAGTGGCTTGTTTACGCCTATTGAAAGTATGCCAAAATGGGCACAGATGATGACGGCCTTTAACCCTATAAAATACTTTGTGGAAGTGATGCGGATGGTGATGCTTAAAGGATCTGGTTTTATGGATATTCTTCCACAATTATTAAAAACCGTATTGTACGCATTTATAATGAATGGTTTGGCGGTTTGGAGTTATAAAAAATCGACATAACTTAATATATATTAAACTCTAAGATTGTTCTCCTAGAAAACATTCGCTTCAAATTGAATACTTACTTCCCCATTTACTAATCTATTTTCATTATCAATACCACTAAATGTACCATTTTGTATTTCGCTATTCGGTTTTAAAAAATAGGTTTTAAAATACATCTGCACTTGATCAAAAGCGATAATCCCTGTAAAATCAAAACTAAAATGCACTACGGAACCTTTATTCAAAAGTTTTAAACTATCATTTTCAAAATACACATTCTCCGTAAGCGGAATCATCTTATAATTATTAGGCGCGATCTTAAATTTTAATTGCTCTACCCCTACGCCATCTATTAAGAAATTAAATTCATACGTACCTGTTAGACTTTCATAGATAGAAGCATAGGGACTGTGATTAGAAATTTCTAAAAATTGAGTGGGTACAATACTCTTGTTTACGATGCGCTTATTCCTTACTTCCATGGCAATATAGGGCGGAATCCTCGGATCTTTTACCCGTTCTTCCATATCCTCCTTAGAAGCACATTTTTCCCAAATTGCTTCCCCCGCTACGGTATTGGTATAATTATCAAAAGTACAGTAGGTACCAATTAAAAATTTTAAAGAAGCAAGATCATTGTGTCCTACATAATAAATTTCACTAGCTCCTTCTACCAACTTACCATCTAATAAGGTCTTAGAATTAATATGCAAAGTATCTTCACGGCGAATAATATTGCCAAAATTATAGTGAGTTTCAATACTCCCGTCTTCCTTGGGGTACACATAGGTATGCTTCACCTTTTTCCAGTTATTAGAAATTACCGTCTCTCCTTTTAGAATTAAATTTTCTTCTCCAAAATAATAATTTACATAGTAGTAGGTTTGGTTCGCAGTAGCATCATACAACAGATCTAGTTGCTTCTTTTCGCTTACATCGCCTAAGGTATTCTTACTTAAAAAATGATCAATGGATTCATATCCAAGATATAATAAGACGATAGCCTTATAATACCTATTGAGTTTTATGATTGGTTTTCCTTTATGATAATCTCTCTCCTTATCATATAAATATTTACCATTAATAAAATCGCTCCCTATTTGTTCCAGATCACTCTTAAGGTTGGGCTTCTCTGTATTGTAGTTACCGTAACCAAAAAACTGCATGGACTTAGGAAGTTCTTTTAGTTTATGATTCTCCTTAAATTTTGCATATAGATCTTCTAGTAATAGTTCAAAGTATGCTGCAGTCAGTGGTAAAGAGTCTACTTCCTGTTTTTTCATAAATTCCGATTTTCATTATAAAATTATTAAATAATATTTTAATAAGTATAAATAATCATAATTAATAGGTGAAGATTAAATTTATAACACATAAAACTAACCAAAGCGTAATTATTTCAAAAAACTGAGGACTATGAGAAATGTACTATTTACACTATTATTACTACCCCTATTAAGCTTGGCACAGCGCACCACCATTAGTGGTGTGGTCACAGATGGCAGGGATGCCTTACCTGGCGTCAATATTATAGAAAAAGGAACCACCAATGGGGTGACTACCGACTTTAATGGAAATTTTCAAATTTCTGTAGCTACAGGCGCACTATTAGAATTCTCTTATATCGGTTTTAAAAATCAGGAAGTACCTACAACAGGTAAAACTGTACTTAGTATTGCTATGGAAGAAGATGCTAAGGCCTTAGATGAGGTTGTTGTCCAAGGGTTTACAGGCGTTGTTGGTAGGGCTCGGAAACGGACAGAATCAATACAGTCTATCCCAGAATCTGTAACCGCCTTAAACAGTGAGGGCATTGAGAAAAATGGCATTAACAATGTTACCAATTTTGCGAAATTGGTACCTAACCTAAAATTAAACAGCTCACAAGCTGCAGGAATTAACTTCTTAACCATAAGAGGTATTCCTCAAATACGAAATGCAGATGCGCCTGTGGCTTTTGTTATAGATGGTGTTACCATTCCAGATCCAAGTTTATTAAATCAAGAATTGTTTGATTTGGCTTTGATAGAAGTAGTGAAAGGTCCTCAAGGGGCACTTTATGGTAAAAATGCCATTGGAGGAGCTATTAACATTTACTCTAAAGAACCTGTAAATACGAACAAAAACAATTTAACCTTAGGCTATGGAAATGCAAATGCTTTATTAACGCAATTTGTTTCTTCAGGTGCTATTAAAAAAGATAAAGTATTCTACCGCTTATCTACGCAGTTTAAAAACTTCGACGGTTTATTAACGAATGAATATACTAATGAAAAAGTAGATTTCTCTAGAGAATTCAATGTTCGAGGTCAGATTATCGCTAGAATTGCAGACAATTTCAAAGCCAGTGCTACACTACAATTTATTGATGTAAGTGGCGGCGCCGCATACTACTCCGTAAATCCTACGGGAAATATCTTTGTAGATGGCGCTCCTGGAGGAACACTTTCTCCAAACCCAGAAGACGGCAATAATGTTATCAACCATGATGAACCTGGAAAATCGGATATCAACAATGCCTTTGGAAGCCTTTCTTTAGAATATACTCCTGGCAAAGTTAAAATGCAAAGTATTACTTCCTACAACTATGTTGATCGTTCTTTGAGTGGCGATTTAGACTTTATTCCTTTTGATGATTTTACACAAGGAGAAACCGCTGAAACCAGAACATTTAATCAAGAACTACGCTTTAATAATGTCGCTTCTGAGGGAAAAATTAATTGGAGTGCTGGTGGTTTTTATCAAGATATAGAAAAGCCTTTCTTTCAAGATGGCTTGAGTCGTGATTTTGATTTAAATGAATTGTTTTATGGTGTAGCTGCAGATGTTATCAACACAACAAAAACCTATGCCCTATTTGGTTTTATAGATTATAAGTTAACGGACAAACTTACGGCTTCGGCAGGTTTCCGATACGATAATGATACTTTCAAACAAGAAGATCATTTATCTGGGGATACTTTTGAGCGCTCTAATAATATAGTACAACCTAAGGCTTCTATATCGTATCAAGCTACCGAGAATGTTTTGGTCTATACTAATTACGGAAGAGGATACCGAACAGGTGGATTTAATCCTGCAGTGACCGATCGTTTTAACAGAGATTATGAAGATGAATTGACGGATAATTTTGAACTAGGTTTCAAATCTTCTATGTGGAACAACCGATTTATTTTAAATGGCTCTGCTTTTTACACAGATTTCTCTAACCAACAGCAGTATATATTTGACCTAGACACCTTTTTTCCTGGAAACTACAATTATGATAAGAGTAGAATTATTGGTTTTGAATTTGATGCAAAACTTAGATTGTCTAAGTTCTTAGATTTATTAGCTAATTATGGTTTTGTTGATTCTGAAATTACAGAAGGTGGTACTACAGGTGGTGTTGATGGTACCGCAACAGATCTTAATGCCTTTAATGGTAAAAAGACTCCTTTTGTTCCCCAAAATAACTTCAATATAGGTTTAGAATCTAGTTTTGCTTTGACCGAAAAAATAAATTTTGACGGCACTATTAACCTAAATAGCACAGGAAAAACTTATTGGGATGAAAATAACTCAGATGCATTTACAACAAATGCCTACCAATTGCTAGATGCACGTGCTTCTATTTCTTTTGACAACTTAAAATTTACCATCTGGGGAAATAACATATTAGATAAACAATACTATACAGAGTATGTTCCAGGATCAACATTTGGTGGTTTTGATGACTTTGGATGGAGAGGCAGACCGGCAACATACGGTGCTTCAGTTTCAATCAATTTCTAATATTTTTTTAGTAAAAAGAAGATACCCTTAAAAATATTACTCCTTACGTTTATATAACACAAATACTATGAGCACTAATACGAATTTAGACTGCACCTTGGTTGCCAAGGTAATAATACAAGATATGTTTAAGGTAAAAGCAGGGGAATCTGTTGCCATTACGGCCGATTCTGGTTCTGATCCACAACTTATGCAAGCCTTTGCAGACGCTGCTTCTGAAATTGGCGGATTGCCACTACTGATCTGGACGCCAAAAGCAAAAGAAGACGGACAAGCAGGAGTCAAAGATTGGCCAGCAGCTGCATTGACTGCCACTTTGAGTAATGTAGATGTTTGGTTAGAATGTAATTCTACCGTTCTTTTATATTCTGATATTTGGGAAAATGCTTTTAAAAATAATAAAAAATTACG encodes:
- a CDS encoding ABC transporter ATP-binding protein, which codes for MSITVNHIGKSYKKIPALHDISFEVKEGELFGLIGPDGAGKTSLFRILTTLLIANEGTATVAGYDVVEDYKKIRNCVGYMPGKFSLYQDLTVQENLKFFATIFGTTIEENYDLIREIYVQIEPFKTRRAGKLSGGMKQKLALCCALIHKPKVLFLDEPTTGVDPVSRKEFWEMLKRLQLKGITILVSTPYMDEAALCDRIALLQDGKILQIDTPGAIVKHYPKEIYNVGAHSMYELINSLKAYEHQHSVYPFGEFVHYTDKRSDFNPADLKAYLAAKNLSEITIEKTTASIEDTFMELAKK
- a CDS encoding ABC transporter ATP-binding protein, whose translation is MNDNKVIHVEGLTKTFGDFTAVNAITFDVHKGEIFGFLGANGAGKTTAMKMLIGISNPTSGKAQVAGFDVLTQAEDIKKNIGYMSQKFALYDDLTVQENITFFGGIYGLSRKQIREKSALLIQELGLENVDHQLVGALPLGWKQKLSFSVALLHDPKIVFLDEPTGGVDPITRRQFWEMIYKAAHQGTTIFVTTHYMDEAEYCDRVSIMVNGKIEALDTPKNLKKKYKADSMNDVFLKLARVPS
- a CDS encoding ABC transporter permease; this encodes MKRFIGFIEKEFYHIFRDRRSLFILFGMPIAQILLFGFAITNEINNVDIAILDHSKDANTTEIISKIGSSKYFSIKQVITKEADIAAVFKKGEVKAVLNFEKDFSKNLIKEHKASVQIVTDATDPNTANTISNYVNAILQQYQKELNKDSSTPYQIVPETRMVYNPELKSVYMFVPGVMTIILMLVSAMMTSISITKEKELGTMEILLVSPIKPIQVIIGKVFPYIFLSIINAIVIVVLSIFIFNMPVQGSLFLLALESILFIVSALALGILISTISKTQQTAMMISLMGLMLPVILLSGFIFPISSMPVPLQVISSIIPAKWFILIIKGIMLKGVGIEYLWKETLILLGMTVFFIALSVKKYKIRLE
- a CDS encoding ABC transporter permease, whose translation is MKIILYIIQKEFKQIFRNKGMLPIIFVLPLLQLIILSNAATFEIKNIKFGAIDHDHTATSRALIEKFNASTYFDVLTNYPSQEKASAAMLKGEVNVILEIPSYFQRDLQTEKYHTLGVTINAIDGAAAGVENVYVTQIIQSFNQHIKVDLLQPSDQLITTTRIETIPLFWYNETLNYKTFMVPGILVLLVTMITLFLSGMNIVREKEIGTLEQINVTPIKKSQFIIGKLFPFWVIGMGLLTVGLIIAKGIFNVPMLGSLPLMYLYTGIYILVILGIGLFISNFTDTQQQAMFIAWFFTVIFILMSGLFTPIESMPKWAQMMTAFNPIKYFVEVMRMVMLKGSGFMDILPQLLKTVLYAFIMNGLAVWSYKKST
- a CDS encoding TonB-dependent receptor, with the translated sequence MRNVLFTLLLLPLLSLAQRTTISGVVTDGRDALPGVNIIEKGTTNGVTTDFNGNFQISVATGALLEFSYIGFKNQEVPTTGKTVLSIAMEEDAKALDEVVVQGFTGVVGRARKRTESIQSIPESVTALNSEGIEKNGINNVTNFAKLVPNLKLNSSQAAGINFLTIRGIPQIRNADAPVAFVIDGVTIPDPSLLNQELFDLALIEVVKGPQGALYGKNAIGGAINIYSKEPVNTNKNNLTLGYGNANALLTQFVSSGAIKKDKVFYRLSTQFKNFDGLLTNEYTNEKVDFSREFNVRGQIIARIADNFKASATLQFIDVSGGAAYYSVNPTGNIFVDGAPGGTLSPNPEDGNNVINHDEPGKSDINNAFGSLSLEYTPGKVKMQSITSYNYVDRSLSGDLDFIPFDDFTQGETAETRTFNQELRFNNVASEGKINWSAGGFYQDIEKPFFQDGLSRDFDLNELFYGVAADVINTTKTYALFGFIDYKLTDKLTASAGFRYDNDTFKQEDHLSGDTFERSNNIVQPKASISYQATENVLVYTNYGRGYRTGGFNPAVTDRFNRDYEDELTDNFELGFKSSMWNNRFILNGSAFYTDFSNQQQYIFDLDTFFPGNYNYDKSRIIGFEFDAKLRLSKFLDLLANYGFVDSEITEGGTTGGVDGTATDLNAFNGKKTPFVPQNNFNIGLESSFALTEKINFDGTINLNSTGKTYWDENNSDAFTTNAYQLLDARASISFDNLKFTIWGNNILDKQYYTEYVPGSTFGGFDDFGWRGRPATYGASVSINF